From the Streptomyces pluripotens genome, one window contains:
- a CDS encoding asparagine synthase-related protein — protein sequence MLSMRLRLADLQEPKWRSQGGRWTNGESWIEPANVSALVMEVNDDQAPRVRVRVKECKRDEADFVELTMEPGQARLAAGVFGTAPLYLAEKAGELHASWDLTLLRPHLRADRLVPRVVARTLTRQHRYTSETLFQGVYRLTERAAATFTPSGLSIHYPDPAEHVLEPRTLRPGVDPLMALDDLLTDVIRQAPTATGCVGVELSGGADSANVALAVKAARFPEVHSFGLLVGGSTGRQQGERRRALVEHCAFRDTATLGMQHPPFCPGGVRALRRPHDPAGAFYQEAFNVVREQAAARRCEVMFTGSGGDEINAHHSRTRAELPTPEPVLWLGDKAIRALAEVNEHLAPIPVLPVPTLMAFGMHNPGFLRAGIWPVSPLAHPRIVRFMEQLPHEHKRGKALFRERIRRAGLPEWVAAPAEPENFLAVLEKGLRSYGLPVLDDMLKESILVDLGYVDGKALAKAGRNADSAPVVPDLLCDVLALEVGLRSLM from the coding sequence ATGTTGTCGATGCGTCTGCGCCTGGCCGATCTCCAGGAACCCAAGTGGAGATCACAGGGCGGCCGTTGGACCAACGGCGAGAGCTGGATCGAGCCCGCGAACGTGTCCGCTCTGGTCATGGAGGTCAACGACGACCAAGCGCCGCGCGTACGGGTCCGCGTGAAGGAGTGCAAGCGGGACGAGGCCGACTTCGTCGAACTCACCATGGAGCCCGGACAAGCCCGCCTGGCGGCGGGCGTCTTCGGCACAGCCCCGCTCTACCTGGCAGAGAAGGCTGGCGAGCTCCACGCCTCTTGGGACCTGACGCTGCTGCGACCGCATCTGCGAGCCGACCGCCTGGTGCCCCGCGTTGTCGCCCGCACGCTGACGAGGCAGCACCGCTACACGTCCGAGACGCTCTTCCAAGGCGTCTACCGCCTCACCGAACGGGCAGCGGCCACGTTCACCCCTTCGGGACTCAGCATCCACTACCCCGACCCCGCCGAACACGTACTTGAACCACGTACGCTCCGGCCCGGCGTTGATCCACTCATGGCTCTGGACGACTTGCTGACCGACGTAATCCGCCAGGCGCCGACAGCAACCGGATGCGTGGGCGTCGAACTGTCCGGCGGCGCGGACTCCGCGAACGTCGCCCTGGCCGTGAAAGCAGCCCGCTTCCCCGAGGTGCACAGCTTCGGCCTGCTGGTGGGAGGAAGCACCGGCAGGCAACAGGGCGAGCGGCGTCGGGCCCTTGTGGAGCACTGTGCCTTCCGAGACACGGCCACTCTCGGCATGCAGCACCCACCCTTCTGCCCCGGCGGCGTGCGCGCTCTGCGCAGGCCGCACGATCCGGCGGGAGCCTTCTACCAGGAGGCGTTCAATGTCGTGCGCGAGCAGGCAGCCGCCCGGCGGTGCGAGGTCATGTTCACGGGCAGCGGCGGGGACGAGATCAACGCCCACCACTCCAGGACACGGGCCGAACTGCCGACGCCGGAACCCGTGCTGTGGCTCGGCGATAAAGCAATCCGAGCGCTCGCCGAAGTCAACGAGCACCTGGCCCCCATTCCGGTGCTGCCCGTCCCGACCCTGATGGCGTTCGGGATGCACAACCCCGGATTCCTCCGGGCCGGAATCTGGCCGGTGAGTCCGCTCGCGCACCCGCGGATCGTGCGGTTCATGGAGCAACTACCGCACGAGCACAAGCGAGGCAAGGCGTTGTTCCGCGAGCGGATCCGGCGGGCCGGGCTGCCCGAGTGGGTGGCCGCGCCGGCCGAACCGGAGAACTTCCTGGCCGTCCTGGAGAAGGGTTTGCGTTCCTACGGCTTGCCGGTCTTGGACGACATGCTGAAGGAGTCCATCCTGGTGGACCTTGGCTACGTTGACGGCAAGGCTCTCGCCAAGGCGGGGAGGAACGCCGACTCCGCGCCGGTCGTCCCCGATCTGCTGTGCGATGTGCTCGCCCTGGAGGTCGGGCTGCGAAGCCTCATGTGA
- the iolC gene encoding 5-dehydro-2-deoxygluconokinase, with amino-acid sequence MAYDLITMGRIGVDLYPLQTGVPLAQVSSFGKFLGGSATNVAVAAARLGRDTAVITRTGDDPFGTYLHEALRGFGVDDRWVTAVPGLPTPVTFCEVFPPDDFPLYFYRQPKAPDLEIDARDLDLEAVRRARIFWMTGTGLSEEPSRTATLAALAHRAKSGITVFDLDWRPMFWQDPESARPCYAEALRHVTVAVGNLDEVEVATGVREPHAAARALLDAGVETAVVKQGPRGVLAVNRNGESAEVPPLPVEVLNGLGAGDAFGGSLCHGLLEGWDLETVMRHANAAGAIVASRLECSSAMPTPDEVAAALDAGAVR; translated from the coding sequence ATGGCCTACGACCTGATCACCATGGGGCGGATCGGGGTGGACCTCTACCCGCTGCAGACCGGTGTCCCACTCGCCCAGGTGTCGTCCTTCGGCAAGTTCCTCGGCGGGTCGGCGACGAACGTCGCGGTCGCCGCGGCCCGGCTGGGCCGGGACACCGCTGTGATCACCCGCACCGGAGACGACCCGTTCGGCACCTACCTGCACGAGGCGCTGCGCGGCTTCGGCGTCGACGACCGCTGGGTCACCGCGGTCCCCGGGCTCCCCACCCCGGTCACCTTCTGCGAGGTCTTCCCGCCGGACGACTTCCCGCTCTACTTCTACCGCCAGCCCAAGGCTCCGGACCTGGAGATCGACGCCCGTGACCTGGACCTGGAAGCCGTTCGCCGGGCCCGGATCTTCTGGATGACGGGCACCGGCCTGAGCGAGGAGCCCAGCCGTACGGCGACCCTCGCGGCCCTCGCCCACCGCGCGAAGTCCGGCATCACCGTCTTCGACCTCGACTGGCGGCCGATGTTCTGGCAGGACCCGGAATCCGCCCGCCCCTGCTACGCCGAGGCCCTGCGCCACGTCACCGTTGCGGTGGGCAACCTGGACGAGGTGGAGGTCGCGACGGGGGTGCGCGAGCCGCATGCCGCCGCGCGCGCCCTGCTGGACGCCGGGGTGGAGACCGCCGTGGTGAAGCAGGGACCCAGGGGCGTACTCGCCGTCAACCGGAACGGCGAGTCCGCCGAGGTCCCGCCCCTGCCCGTCGAGGTCCTCAACGGGCTCGGCGCTGGGGACGCCTTCGGCGGTTCCCTCTGCCACGGCCTGCTCGAAGGCTGGGACCTGGAGACGGTCATGCGGCACGCCAACGCGGCCGGTGCCATCGTCGCCTCCCGTCTGGAGTGCTCCTCCGCGATGCCCACCCCGGACGAGGTGGCCGCCGCGCTCGACGCCGGAGCGGTGCGGTGA
- a CDS encoding class I SAM-dependent methyltransferase, translating into MTSPDTEAEQVEATNLLYRDPALYDVVQSDSASAEMCQTLIELHRPDARTLVDFGCGTGRDLEILAERFECIGVDLQPGLVDYAHQARPGLDIRTGDMRTVRLGKRMDVVTCMGNSLAYVHDNEAISQVFATFAAHTQPGALLVLCSPVAPITRTEPTTATVDTPRGPATVTIRHTWDLRTQINTIHRHWALPAGDEARDEIRRRVLFPRELERYAEGAGFEVLDMLDGTGTGLTGPTAYTVARPTPR; encoded by the coding sequence GTGACCAGCCCCGACACGGAAGCCGAGCAAGTGGAAGCCACCAACCTCCTGTACCGCGATCCGGCACTTTACGACGTGGTCCAGTCCGACAGCGCGAGCGCTGAGATGTGCCAGACCCTGATCGAGTTGCACAGGCCGGACGCCCGGACCCTGGTCGACTTCGGATGCGGTACCGGCCGGGACCTGGAGATCCTGGCCGAGCGCTTCGAGTGCATCGGCGTGGACCTCCAGCCCGGCCTGGTCGACTACGCCCACCAGGCCCGGCCCGGGCTGGACATCCGCACCGGCGACATGCGCACCGTGCGACTCGGCAAGCGCATGGACGTGGTGACCTGTATGGGCAACAGCCTCGCCTACGTGCACGACAACGAGGCGATCAGCCAGGTGTTCGCCACCTTTGCGGCACATACCCAGCCAGGAGCGCTGCTCGTGCTGTGTTCCCCCGTCGCCCCGATCACCCGGACCGAGCCGACCACTGCCACGGTGGACACCCCGAGAGGCCCCGCCACCGTCACCATCCGCCACACGTGGGACCTGCGGACCCAGATCAACACCATTCATCGGCACTGGGCGCTCCCCGCGGGCGACGAGGCGCGAGACGAGATCCGCAGGCGCGTCCTGTTCCCCCGTGAGTTGGAACGCTACGCGGAGGGTGCCGGCTTCGAGGTCTTGGACATGCTCGACGGCACAGGGACAGGGCTTACCGGCCCCACCGCGTACACGGTGGCCCGACCAACTCCGCGGTGA
- a CDS encoding helix-turn-helix transcriptional regulator, protein MTDRRLWTYKEIAAHIRVQPDTVRSYRKHGLLPAPDHVEGGKPYWYADTIRAWVASRPGNRGRRLD, encoded by the coding sequence ATGACCGACCGAAGGCTCTGGACCTACAAGGAGATCGCGGCACACATCCGGGTGCAGCCGGACACCGTACGGTCCTATCGCAAGCACGGACTGCTCCCAGCGCCCGACCACGTGGAGGGCGGCAAGCCCTACTGGTACGCCGACACCATCCGAGCCTGGGTCGCCTCCCGGCCCGGCAATCGCGGTCGCCGGCTCGACTGA
- a CDS encoding Fic family protein, whose translation MINASRYNSFWDKSAVVIRDIAGSHMFNNGNKRTAQAVVEQLMERNGVTSGPTSQDLRSVIDRVGKGQLHSIDDISSALRGY comes from the coding sequence ATGATCAACGCAAGTAGGTATAACAGCTTCTGGGATAAGTCTGCGGTTGTCATTCGGGACATTGCAGGAAGCCATATGTTCAACAATGGAAATAAGCGAACTGCGCAGGCGGTCGTGGAGCAGCTGATGGAGCGCAATGGTGTCACGAGTGGGCCGACATCGCAGGACTTGCGCAGTGTCATCGACAGGGTCGGCAAGGGTCAGCTGCACAGCATTGATGACATCTCGTCAGCCTTGAGGGGCTACTAA
- a CDS encoding Cgl0159 family (beta/alpha)8-fold protein: protein MDVAELVRVRTRHPEAIAEAATRRARRPLLNENGRLMIVAADHPARGALGVGDRKLAMANRVDLLERLCLALSRPGVDGVLATADVLDDLLLLGALDGKVVMGSMNRGGLQGARFELDDRFTGHRPEDIQRLGFDAGKLLLRVDYDDPGSLTTLESTARAIDAMAARRLPVFVEPFISRRTPQGRLRNDLSAEAVTRSIAIASGLGGSSAYTWLKVPVTENPDDMARVMETSTLPAVLLGGDIGDSPGDQVAAYEKWRGALQLPTVRGLVVGRSLLYPADGDVAAAVDTAVGLL from the coding sequence GTGGACGTCGCCGAACTGGTCCGCGTCCGTACCCGGCACCCCGAGGCGATCGCCGAGGCCGCCACCCGCCGCGCCCGCAGGCCCCTGCTGAACGAGAACGGCCGGCTGATGATCGTGGCCGCCGACCACCCGGCCCGCGGCGCCCTCGGTGTCGGTGACCGCAAGCTCGCCATGGCCAACCGTGTCGACCTGCTCGAACGCCTCTGTCTCGCGCTCTCCCGGCCGGGTGTCGACGGTGTCCTCGCCACCGCCGACGTCCTGGACGACCTGCTCCTGCTCGGCGCCCTCGACGGCAAGGTCGTCATGGGTTCCATGAACCGCGGCGGTCTGCAGGGCGCGCGCTTCGAACTGGACGACCGCTTCACCGGCCACCGCCCCGAGGACATCCAGCGCCTCGGCTTCGACGCGGGCAAACTGCTGCTGCGCGTCGACTACGACGACCCGGGCTCCCTGACCACCCTGGAGTCCACCGCCCGCGCCATCGACGCGATGGCCGCCCGCCGGCTGCCCGTCTTCGTGGAGCCGTTCATCAGCCGGCGCACCCCGCAGGGGAGACTGCGCAACGACCTGTCCGCCGAGGCGGTCACCAGGTCCATCGCCATCGCCTCGGGCCTGGGCGGCAGTTCGGCCTACACCTGGCTGAAGGTGCCGGTCACCGAGAACCCCGACGACATGGCGCGGGTCATGGAGACCTCCACCCTGCCGGCCGTGCTGCTCGGCGGCGACATCGGCGACTCGCCCGGGGATCAGGTCGCCGCCTACGAGAAGTGGCGCGGCGCGCTGCAACTGCCCACCGTGCGCGGCCTGGTGGTCGGCCGCTCGCTGCTGTATCCGGCGGACGGCGACGTGGCCGCCGCCGTGGACACCGCCGTAGGACTGCTGTGA
- a CDS encoding tetratricopeptide repeat protein has translation MAKREPNAALGRMLSESRWTHRQFARAVNRVGTETGVPLRYDESAVSHWLGGTVPRGAVRGCILEALSRRLGRPVTHAEAGLPVPRDRSPAAADTVEGVIDLGRLDMDPSRRSVLGAGLFSVAVTIPGWPDVVGRADAIQSGRTSRIGMNEVDMVIAMTERVSELDDEFGGRHARPMAASFMVNTVASYLRADAPEDVRKAMLSAASDLLYLTGYMAVDEGLHGLAQRYYVKALELAGAAEDHLTYCTTLRGMSVQAVDLRHGAKAMELADAAAAASPKAGPRMLAFLVGQQAHAAAQTGDRTGALRYIREAEAAMNRAESRGKAFGSYDPSSLNYHVSQVRYELGDKAGAVEAMQQADRLRPSVYQRTRVHRRGLLAERQLELGHLEAACATWHQALHDYPKVQSGRADERVKAMFGLLRPHLKNATALDLYDRARTLAPPSLVA, from the coding sequence ATGGCTAAGCGTGAACCGAACGCGGCGCTCGGGCGCATGCTCTCCGAGAGCCGTTGGACTCACCGCCAGTTCGCGCGGGCGGTGAACCGCGTCGGTACGGAGACCGGAGTCCCTCTGCGCTACGACGAGTCGGCGGTGAGCCACTGGCTGGGCGGCACCGTCCCTCGGGGTGCGGTGCGCGGATGCATCCTCGAAGCTCTCTCCCGCCGCCTCGGCCGCCCCGTCACCCATGCCGAGGCCGGGCTGCCCGTTCCACGCGATCGCTCCCCCGCGGCTGCGGATACCGTGGAAGGGGTGATCGACCTGGGGAGGCTGGATATGGACCCGTCCCGCCGCAGCGTCCTGGGTGCCGGCCTGTTCTCCGTGGCCGTCACCATTCCTGGCTGGCCTGATGTAGTCGGGCGTGCCGATGCCATTCAGTCCGGCCGCACGAGTCGCATCGGCATGAACGAAGTGGACATGGTCATCGCCATGACCGAGCGTGTTTCGGAGCTGGACGACGAGTTCGGTGGCCGTCACGCACGCCCCATGGCGGCCTCGTTCATGGTCAACACCGTGGCCTCCTACCTGCGCGCCGACGCACCCGAGGACGTACGAAAGGCGATGCTGTCCGCCGCCTCGGACCTGCTGTACCTGACCGGCTACATGGCCGTGGACGAAGGTCTGCACGGTCTCGCGCAGCGCTACTACGTCAAGGCTCTGGAGCTGGCGGGCGCGGCCGAGGACCACCTGACGTACTGCACCACCCTGCGGGGCATGAGCGTCCAGGCAGTTGACCTCCGCCACGGGGCGAAGGCCATGGAGCTGGCCGACGCCGCTGCCGCCGCCTCCCCGAAGGCCGGTCCTCGGATGCTGGCCTTCCTCGTCGGCCAGCAGGCGCACGCCGCCGCGCAGACCGGCGACCGTACGGGTGCGCTGCGCTACATCCGGGAGGCCGAGGCTGCCATGAACCGTGCTGAGTCACGCGGCAAGGCGTTCGGCTCGTATGACCCCTCTTCGCTCAACTACCACGTCAGTCAGGTGCGTTACGAACTCGGTGACAAGGCCGGAGCCGTCGAAGCCATGCAGCAAGCGGACCGGCTCCGCCCCAGCGTGTACCAGCGCACACGAGTACACCGTCGTGGCCTGTTGGCAGAGCGGCAGTTGGAGCTCGGCCATCTGGAAGCGGCGTGTGCCACCTGGCACCAGGCCCTCCACGACTACCCCAAGGTGCAGTCCGGCCGTGCCGACGAACGCGTGAAGGCGATGTTCGGTCTCTTGCGCCCTCATCTGAAGAACGCGACGGCGCTCGACTTGTACGACCGAGCGCGGACGCTCGCGCCACCGTCGCTGGTCGCCTGA